A stretch of Prunus dulcis chromosome 6, ALMONDv2, whole genome shotgun sequence DNA encodes these proteins:
- the LOC117630793 gene encoding protein CHROMATIN REMODELING 20, with the protein MQPSGFSSSLPHSILFVFLLFGKSTISFPLSIQTSSNSIYILHGARRGTQRGRQKEEQRQRLCIFSPHVATCLPPILVMEESHKQVEESHEQVEDIDSASNGSDSDSFIDDSEVDEVSTSGQDDKLHPEEPLSDKEIEELIAEFLEVESKAAEAQEALEKESLVKVESEVREELAQTLHGDDLETAVADEMTILMEEWQAELDDLETESAHLLEQLDGAGIELPSLYKCIESQAPNGCCTEAWKRRIHWVGSQVTGEFTESRTDAEKYLQAHRPVRRRHGKLLEDGASGFLQKKLTIDGNKDAVTAEVDWCSLNKLFSDGATGDGASFGSKHWASVYLANTPQQAAEIGLKFPGVNEVEEIDDIDGNSSDPFVAAAIANERELDLSEEQKKNYRKVKEEDDAYVDRKLQIHLKRKRHQKRRKQDVGSKEVFPVDRVIESNMAQSPSLLDSATCISNGKIDEHGEIFSNNDDEIGCQNMKSSVLEDLETSNNVDQESIMSNGSSPVPDSSESRGSKRLNEDEELNLDNKRGRTVIIDSDDDAPLKDISDCNLIKSEDQSNADASISISATGGLPSHGLNKKVYCTACNKLAVEVRSHPLLKVIICTDCRCLLDEKMHEKDPDCCECYCGWCGQSKDLVSCKSCKTLFCTTCIKRNIGEECLSEAQTCGWRCCFCCPSLIQTLMLQLEKAIGSGDMVVSSSDSDSDNSDAELDVAISSKRKRKKRIRRIIDDTELGEETKRKIAIEKERQERLKSLQVQFSAKSKMKSSASCNGNLPEGASAEVLGDASAGYIVNVVREKGEEAVRIPPSISAKLKTHQITGVRFMWENIIQSVRKVKAGDKGLGCILAHMMGLGKTFQVIAFLYTAMRSIDLGLKTALIVTPVNVLHNWRQEFMKWRPSELKPLRVFMLEDVSRERRAEVLAKWRAKGGVFLIGYSAFRNLSLGKHVKDRHMAREICHALQDGPDILVCDEAHVIKNTRADVTQALKQVKCQRRIALTGSPLQNNLMEYYCMVDFVREGFLGSSHEFRNRFQNPIENGQHTNSTVDDVKIMNQRSHILYEQLKGFVQRMDMNVAKKDLPPKTVFVIAVKLSPLQRKLYKRFLDVHGFANDKVYNEKIRKRSFFAGYQALAQIWNHPGILQLRKDDKDYARREDAIENFLADDSSSDENIDDSLVFGEKQRKINDILPGKKDDDIFQQDWWNDLIHENNYKELDYSGKMVLLLDVLAMCSDVGDKALVFSQSIPTLDLIELYLSRLPRHGKKWKFWKKGKDWYRLDGRTESSERQKLVERFNDPLNKRVKCTLISTRAGSLGINLHAANRVIIVDGSWNPTYDLQAIYRAWRYGQTKPVFAYRLMAHGTMEEKIYKRQVTKEGLAARVVDRQQVHRTISKEEMLHLFEFGDDENHELGQDKGCSDQNMTGEVEILPKHKVPLSQGSCSSDKLMEGLLGKHYPRWIANFHEHETLLQENEEEKLSKEEQDMAWEVYRRALEWEEVQRVPLNESAVDRKPAALNVASSAPEMSSLAESKAKDISVQRKCTNLSHLLTLRSQGTKIGCTTVCGECGREICWKDLHRDGRLAR; encoded by the exons ATGCAGCCATCCGGCTTCTCGAGCTCGTTGCCTCATTCaattctttttgtatttttgctttttgggaAATCCACCATTTCATTTCCTCTTTCAATTCAAACAAGTTCAAACAGCATATATATACTACACGGAGCCAGAAGAGGGACACAGAGAGGGAGGCAGAAGGAAGAGCAAAGACAAAGGCTCTGCATTTTCTCACCTCACGTAGCCACGTGCCTTCCCCCTATTCTG GTAATGGAGGAAAGCCACAAGCAAGTGGAGGAAAGCCACGAGCAAGTGGAGGATATTGATAGTGCTTCTAATGGCAGTGATAGTGATTCTTTTATAGATGACTCAGAAGTTGATGAAGTTTCGACATCCGGACAAGACGACAAATTGCATCCAGAG GAACCTTTATCTGATAAAGAAATTGAGGAGCTTATTGCTGAGTTTTTGGAGGTTGAGAGTAAG GCTGCGGAAGCTCAAGAAGCACTTGAAAAAGAGTCTCTTGTCAAAGTGGAGAGTGAAGTTAGAGAGGAGTTGGCACAAACTCTTCATGGGGATGAT CTGGAAACAGCTGTTGCAGATGAAATGACTATTTTAATGGAAGAGTGGCAAGCTGAGCTTGATGACCTTGAGACTGAGAGTGCTCATTTGTTG GAACAACTTGATGGGGCTGGCATTGAGCTACCAAGCCTTTATAAGTGCATTGAAAGTCAGGCTCCTAATGGTTGCTGCACTGAAGCTTGGAAAAGGCGGATACACTGGGTAGGATCTCAAGTGACTGGAGAATTTACTGAGTCAAGGACCGATGCAGAGAAGTATCTCCAAGCCCACAGACCTGTAAGAAG GCGACATGGTAAACTATTGGAAGATGGCGCTAGTGGATTTCTGCAGAAAAAGCTAACCATAGATGGAAACAAGGATGCTGTGACTGCTGAGGTTGATTGGTGTTCTCTCAACAAACTATTTTCTGATGGTGCAACTGGGGATGGTGCTTCATTTGGCAGTAAGCACTGGGCTTCTGTTTACTTGGCCAATACGCCACAACAAGCTGCTGAGATTGGACTCAAATTCCCTGGTGTGAATGAG GTGGAGGAGATTGATGATATTGATGGCAATTCTAGTGATCCATTTGTTGCAGCTGCCATTGCAAATGAAAGAGAACTGGATCTGTctgaagaacaaaagaaaaattataggAAG GTCAAAGAAGAGGATGATGCATATGTTGATCGGAAGCTTCAAATTCATTTGAAACGGAAGAGACATCAAAAGAGACGTAAACAG GATGTTGGCAGCAAGGAAGTTTTCCCAGTTGATCGGGTGATAGAAAGCAACATGGCCCAGTCTCCGTCTCTGCTAGACTCTGCTACCTGTATCTCAAATGGGAAAATTGATGAACATGGTGAAATTTTTTCTAACAATGATGATGAGATAGGATGCCAAAATATGAAGTCTTCTGTGCTTGAAGATTTGGAAACCTCTAATAATGTCGACCAAGAAAGCATAATGAGTAATGGTTCTTCTCCGGTGCCTGATTCTAGTGAATCAAGAGGCTCCAAGCGTCTGAATGAGGATGAGGAACTAAACCTTGATAATAAGAGGGGTCGAACTGTTATAATAGATAGCGATGATGATGCTCCACTGAAAGATATTTCAGACTGCAATTTGATAAAATCTGAGGACCAGTCCAATGCGGATGCGAGTATCAGCATATCTGCCACTGGTGGTCTTCCTTCACATGGTCTGAATAAGAAGGTCTACTGCACTGCTTGTAATAAACTTGCTGTCGAAGTGCGCTCACACCCACTTCTGAAGGTGATTATTTGTACAGATTGCAGATGCTTATTGGACGAAAAGATGCATGAGAAG GATCCTGATTGCTGTGAGTGCTATTGTGGGTGGTGTGGGCAAAGCAAGGACCTTGTAAGTTGTAAATCTTGCAAGACGTTGTTTTGTACGacttgtataaaaagaaatattggaGAGGAATGCTTATCCGAGGCCCAGACCTGTGGCTGGCGATGTTGTTTCTGTTGCCCAAGTCTTATACAGACATTGATGTTACAATTAGAGAAAGCAATAGGTTCTGGAGATATGGTAGTTTCTAGCTCTGATAGTGATTCAGATAATTCAGATGCAGAACTAGATGTTGCTATCAG TTctaagaggaagagaaagaagagaattcGGAGGATCATTGATGATACTGAATTAGGAGAAgagaccaaaagaaaaattgcaatTGAAAAG GAACGTCAGGAACGCTTAAAGTCTTTGCAAGTACAATTTTCTGCCAAATCTAAGATGAAGAGCTCTGCAAGCTGTAATGGGAATTTACCCGAAGGTGCCAGTGCTGAAGTGCTGGGTGATGCATCAGCTGGATATATAGTGAATGTTGTGAGAGAGAAGGGTGAAGAAGCAGTCAGAATCCCTCCAAGCATCTCAGCGAAACTGAAGACACATCAG ATTACGGGGGTAAGATTTATGTGGGAGAATATCATACAGTCAGTCAGAAAAGTGAAGGCTGGGGATAAAGGTCTTGGATGCATTCTGGCTCACATGATGGGCCTTGGTAAAACTTTTCAG GTCATAGCTTTTCTGTACACTGCAATGAGAAGTATTGATTTGGGATTGAAAACTGCACTTATAGTCACTCCTGTGAATGTGCTACATAATTGGCGGCAGGAGTTCATGAAATGGAGACCTTCCGAGCTAAAGCCTCTTCGCGTTTTCATGCTAGAAGATGTGTCAAG GGAAAGAAGAGCAGAGGTTCTTGCAAAGTGGAGAGCTAAGGGTggtgtttttttaattggcTACTCTGCTTTTAGGAACCTATCCCTTGGAAAGCATGTGAAGGATCGACACATGGCTCGAGAAATTTGTCATGCCTTGCAG GATGGACCTGATATACTTGTTTGTGATGAGGCCCATGTTATAAAGAATACCAGGGCTGATGTAACCCAAGCCTTGAAACAAGTGAAATGCCAAAGAAGGATAGCATTAACTGGATCACCTCTCCAGAACAATCTCATGGAATATTATTGT ATGGTTGATTTTGTAAGGGAAGGTTTTCTTGGAAGCAGCCATGAGTTTAGGAATCG CTTCCAGAATCCCATAGAGAATGGCCAGCATACTAATTCAACCGTGGATGATGTGAAAATTATGAATCAAAGGTCTCATATTCTGTATGAACAATTGAAAGGATTTGTTCAGAGAATGGACATGAATGTGGCAAAAAAGGACTTGCCACCAAAAACTGTTTTTGTAATAGCTGTTAAGCTCTCTCCCTTACAGAGGAAATTATACAAGAGATTTCTTGATGTGCATGGATTCGCTAATGACAAGGTTTACAATGAAAAGATAAGGAAGAGAAGTTTTTTTGCTGGCTACCAGGCCTTAGCTCAG ATATGGAACCACCCAGGGATCTTGCAACTAAGAAAAGATGACAAAGACTATGCGAGACGCGAAGATGCtattgagaattttcttgCAGATGACAGCTCTAGTGATGAAAACATTGACGATAGTTTGGTTTTTGGAG AGAAGCAGAGGAAGATCAATGATATTTTGCCAGGGAAAAAGGATGATGACATTTTTCAACAG GATTGGTGGAATGATCTTATTCATGAGAATAATTATAAAGAGCTTGATTACAGTGGCAAAATGGTATTGCTGCTTGACGTTCTCGCCATGTGTTCTGATGTGGGCGATAAGGCGTTGGTGTTTAGCCAGAGCATACCAACACTTGACCTCATAGAACTTTACCTTTCAAGACTACCTCGACATGGgaagaaatggaagttttggaagaaaggaaaagattgGTACAG GCTAGATGGAAGAACAGAGAGCTCAGAAAGGCAAAAATTGGTTGAGCGCTTTAATGATCCCCTAAATAAGAGGGTGAAATGCACTCTGATTTCCACCAGAGCTGGATCTTTGGGGATAAATCTCCATGCTGCTAATCGTGTAATCATAGTTGATGGTTCTTGGAATCCGACATACGATCTTCAGGCTATATACCGTGCTTGGAG GTACGGCCAAACAAAGCCGGTTTTCGCTTACAGATTGATGGCACATGGAACCatggaagaaaaaatttataagCGTCAG GTAACGAAGGAGGGCCTGGCTGCAAGGGTTGTTGATAGACAACAGGTACATAGGACAATATCTAAGGAAGAGATGTTGCATCTTTTTGAATTCGGTGATGATGAGAATCATGAGCTTGGCCAAGATAAAGGATGCTCGGACCAAAATATGACTGgtgaagttgaaattttgcCTAAACACAAAGTGCCTCTTTCTCAAGGAAGTTGCTCTTCTGACAAGCTAATGGAAGGTTTACTTGGCAAGCACTATCCAAG GTGGATTGCCAATTTCCACGAACATGAGACTCTTTTGCAAGAGAATGAAGAGGAAAAGCTCTCAAAGGAGGAGCAAGACATGGCTTGGGAAGTATACCGGAGAGCATTGGAATGGGAGGAAGTGCAGAGAGTTCCTCTCAATGAATCTGCAGTCGACCGAAAGCCAGCTGCACTAAATGTGGCCTCATCTGCACCAGAGATGAGCAGCCTTGCTGAATCGAAAGCGAAGGATATTTCTGTGCAGCGGAAATGCACTAATCTTTCACATTTGCTAACCCTTAGAAGTCAGGGGACAAAAATTGGTTGCACTACTGTGTGTGGGGAATGTGGTCGTGAGATATGCTGGAAGGATCTGCATCGGGATGGCAGGCTTGCAAGGTGA
- the LOC117629592 gene encoding uncharacterized protein LOC117629592 — MPRPPLASSFQLLEINLISAQDLYPASKSMRTFAVAWVNPKRKLTTRVDQNGHTNPTWNEKFVFRVDDEFLKDDTSKIMIEIYASAWLRDVLIGTAAVVVNNLQNKSKMRFMAIQLRRPSGRPQGILNIGLGLLDNTMRSMPLYSELSSSAVGYWDLMEGKGANQKNHDRNYKDQDKFIIFQRSQSDRTGSDYGFSKSRPPSSVCDGLSKSKASSAICNAATGGFSKTAKPQGSFCNSSIVNGSELSSAQKGGKGGSICSDVGPSPSVVAAAIAKGIYPLGHVGGNVVRHAAQGDARNSLLDEWTDQDSVEGLKTKIERWRTELPPVYDCKNKNNNNNNNNTSQHPKLLQSSHQLTNQPPKSRRSRSSGRSLFSCFALGCELSITCGGGGKKPKKKSSGKVHLGTSDMTFDGSSYLR; from the coding sequence aTGCCACGACCCCCATTAGCCTCGTCGTTCCAGCTCCTGGAGATTAATCTGATTTCGGCGCAAGATCTTTACCCGGCGTCCAAATCCATGCGGACGTTCGCCGTCGCGTGGGTGAACCCGAAACGCAAGCTGACGACACGTGTCGACCAGAACGGCCACACCAACCCGACGTGGAACGAGAAGTTCGTCTTCCGAGTCGACGACGAGTTCCTCAAGGACGACACGTCAAAGATCATGATCGAGATCTACGCCTCCGCGTGGCTCCGCGACGTGCTGATCGGGACGGCTGCCGTGGTGGTGAACAACCTTCAGAACAAGTCCAAGATGCGCTTCATGGCGATCCAGTTGCGCCGCCCCTCCGGCAGGCCGCAGGGGATTCTCAACATCGGCCTCGGCCTCCTTGACAACACCATGCGGAGCATGCCGCTCTACAGCGAGCTCAGCTCCTCTGCCGTCGGGTATTGGGATTTGATGGAAGGAAAGGGGGCAAATCAAAAGAACCACGACCGCAACTACAAGGATCAAGACAAATTCATAATCTTCCAAAGATCCCAGAGCGATCGAACGGGTAGCGATTACGGGTTCTCGAAAAGCCGGCCCCCGAGCTCCGTCTGCGACGGGCTCTCGAAAAGCAAAGCCTCGAGCGCCATTTGCAATGCCGCTACAGGGGGCTTCTCAAAAACTGCTAAACCTCAAGGTTCATTTTGCAATAGCTCGATTGTGAACGGTTCTGAGCTTAGCTCTGCGCAGAAAGGGGGAAAGGGTGGGTCCATTTGCTCTGACGTGGGGCCCTCGCCATCCGTGGTGGCGGCCGCCATAGCCAAGGGGATATATCCACTTGGCCATGTCGGAGGCAATGTGGTGCGCCACGCGGCACAAGGTGATGCACGGAACTCGTTGTTGGATGAATGGACGGACCAGGATAGCGTGGAGGGGTTAAAGACAAAGATCGAAAGGTGGCGGACAGAGCTGCCCCCAGTGTACGACtgcaagaacaagaacaataacaataacaataacaataCTAGTCAACATCCGAAGTTGCTCCAGTCGTCTCACCAGCTCACCAACCAACCGCCGAAGAGTCGCCGGAGCCGTAGCAGCGGCAGAAGTTTGTTTTCGTGCTTTGCATTAGGTTGCGAGCTTTCAATTACTTGTGGTGGCGGAGGTAAGAAGCCTAAGAAGAAGAGTAGTGGCAAGGTTCATCTCGGCACATCTGATATGACTTTCGACGGCTCCTCGTACTTACGGTAG
- the LOC117630626 gene encoding plasmodesmata-located protein 3, with protein sequence MDLTLKPFFLCLAALLLLLLSLLSSANPINSDYNTLVYNQCANQTFTTPPTQQTLSSLFQELIAHSSQSKFFKHTQATGDDDETQTGISGLFQCIQDISNEECQSCVSTLPDLSNTLCRESVSARVQLHGCYMHYELDGYDSESSNHKLMHQTCGELSNGLAGGFEEMRDAAFAALESGIVMNGDGFYKTSYEAVQVMAQCVGGLGTCECGLCVSSAVQIAEAECGAALSGQIYLEECFLSYTYHPDEIPDHPHPEKRRDRNGSNGKSVAIVVGGAAALCLGFVFLLFVKSWSKKEDD encoded by the exons ATGGATTTAACCTTGAAACCATTCTTTCTGTGTCTTGCAGCACTACTATTGCTACTACTTTCTCTACTATCTTCTGCAAACCCAATTAATTCTGACTACAATACCTTGGTATACAACCAATGCGCAAATCAGACATTTACTACTCCTCCAACACAACAAACCCTTTCATCCCTTTTCCAAGAACTAATTGCACACTCCTCCCAATCAAAGTTCTTCAAACACACCCAAGCCACCGGTGACGATGATGAGACTCAGACGGGCATTTCCGGTCTCTTCCAATGCATACAGGACATCAGCAACGAAGAGTGTCAGAGCTGCGTTTCCACTCTACctgatttatcaaacacctTATGTAGAGAGTCTGTATCGGCTCGGGTTCAGCTACATGGTTGCTACATGCATTATGAGCTCGATGGGTACGATTCAGAGTCTTCAAATCATAAATTAATGCACCAGACCTGTGGGGAGTTATCAAATGGGTTGGCTGGTGGGTTCGAGGAGATGAGAGACGCAGCATTTGCAGCTCTGGAAAGTGGTATTGTGATGAATGGTGATGGGTTCTACAAAACGAGCTATGAAGCCGTACAAGTAATGGCACAGTGTGTTGGGGGCTTGGGGACCTGTGAATGTGGACTGTGTGTAAGCAGTGCAGTTCAAATTGCTGAAGCAGAATGTGGTGCTGCTCTTTCAGGTCAAATTTACTTGGAAGAGTGCTTCTTGAGCTATACTTACCATCCAGATGAAATACCTGACCACCCGCATCCAG aaaaaagaagagacaGAAATGGAAGCAATGGGAAATCGGTGGCAATTGTTGTGGGAGGAGCAGCAGCTTTGTGTTTGGGGTTCGTTTTTCTGTTGTTCGTCAAGTCTTGgtcaaagaaagaagatgactAA